Proteins from a single region of bacterium:
- a CDS encoding acetamidase/formamidase family protein has product MKRITRKQANICDIDHRIEPAIRVEPGERFVLETEDAAAGYLRDEAVLPYQQNRPTHAFTPPLLNPVAGPVYIEGAEKGDLVAVSVEKIVPDSQGYTILQPGDGLFGDSLTYRSCTNYLTRILRHLPGKSGTLADGDCILNSRVRWKLAPFIGTMCLAPEREVPASVNVQGPWGGNLDSRDFCEGSIVYLNSYNPGGLLFAGDVHGSQGDGELSGTANEVRAEITLSCTVIKQKKIPHVRVEKPDSIIGLSCGKPLENAVRGAVVNLLEWMKGDYGFDEREAYLLIGTCPDVRINIYQMVDLLSISYTAGVEVPKSYIM; this is encoded by the coding sequence ATGAAGCGTATAACCCGTAAACAGGCTAACATCTGCGACATCGACCACCGCATCGAACCGGCCATAAGGGTCGAACCCGGCGAACGATTTGTGCTCGAAACCGAGGACGCGGCCGCCGGTTATCTCCGCGACGAAGCCGTCCTTCCGTATCAGCAGAACAGGCCGACACATGCTTTCACACCTCCCCTTCTCAACCCGGTCGCAGGTCCCGTATATATAGAAGGTGCCGAAAAAGGTGATCTTGTGGCCGTCTCCGTGGAAAAAATCGTACCGGATTCACAGGGATATACCATTCTCCAGCCGGGGGATGGCCTCTTTGGCGATTCCCTCACATATCGCTCCTGCACAAACTATTTGACCCGTATTCTCCGTCACCTGCCAGGGAAATCCGGTACCCTCGCCGATGGTGATTGCATACTCAACAGCCGTGTCAGGTGGAAACTTGCCCCCTTCATCGGCACCATGTGCCTTGCGCCGGAGCGTGAGGTCCCGGCATCCGTCAATGTCCAGGGACCATGGGGTGGTAATCTCGACAGCCGAGATTTCTGCGAGGGCTCGATAGTTTATCTGAATTCGTACAACCCGGGCGGACTTCTCTTTGCCGGAGATGTGCACGGCAGTCAGGGGGATGGCGAACTGTCGGGGACGGCGAACGAAGTCAGGGCTGAAATCACCCTGTCCTGTACGGTCATCAAACAGAAAAAAATTCCCCATGTCCGCGTCGAAAAGCCCGATTCCATAATCGGGCTCTCATGCGGGAAACCGCTCGAAAACGCTGTCAGAGGAGCGGTTGTCAATCTTCTCGAATGGATGAAGGGGGATTACGGTTTCGATGAGCGTGAGGCATATCTTCTCATCGGGACCTGTCCCGATGTACGGATCAATATATACCAGATGGTCGATCTCCTCAGCATCTCGTACACAGCGGGTGTCGAGGTGCCGAAATCGTACATCATGTAG
- a CDS encoding 2-hydroxy-3-oxopropionate reductase: MKETLGFIGLGIMGKPMARNLINAGYGLVVLDVNAEPLKELAGMGARIAESPAAVAKEVSRIITMLPDGPDVEQVVLGKKGIIEQASSRTALIDMSSISPTVSKKIAAELAKKGARALDAPVSGGEPGAIKGELAIMVGGPEDLFNEMKPVFDVLGKSAVLVGDTGAGQTTKLVNQILVGIHIEAMGEAFLLASKAGVDPMKVFNAIKGGLAGSNVLNAKVPLLLDRNFKPGFKIRLHQKDLKNALEAAVTLGIDLPATKIVQDMIGALVQRGKGNDDHGGIVQELEHRNKAEIR, from the coding sequence ATGAAAGAAACACTCGGATTCATAGGTCTTGGAATCATGGGCAAACCCATGGCCAGAAACCTGATCAATGCCGGCTACGGGCTCGTTGTACTCGATGTGAATGCGGAACCGCTGAAAGAACTTGCCGGAATGGGCGCCCGTATTGCCGAGTCGCCCGCCGCGGTGGCGAAAGAGGTTTCGAGGATTATCACCATGCTCCCCGATGGCCCCGATGTGGAACAGGTCGTCCTCGGCAAAAAAGGGATCATTGAGCAGGCGTCATCACGGACAGCTCTCATCGACATGAGCAGCATTTCACCGACAGTGTCTAAAAAAATTGCCGCCGAACTCGCAAAAAAAGGCGCCAGGGCTCTCGATGCGCCGGTCAGCGGCGGCGAACCCGGTGCCATAAAGGGAGAGCTTGCCATCATGGTCGGCGGCCCGGAGGACCTCTTCAATGAGATGAAGCCTGTTTTCGATGTGCTTGGTAAAAGTGCGGTTCTCGTCGGGGATACGGGCGCCGGTCAGACGACCAAGCTCGTGAACCAGATTCTGGTGGGTATCCATATCGAAGCCATGGGCGAGGCATTTCTACTTGCATCAAAAGCCGGAGTCGATCCCATGAAGGTATTCAACGCCATCAAAGGTGGTCTTGCGGGTTCGAATGTACTCAACGCAAAGGTTCCCCTGCTTCTCGACCGTAACTTCAAGCCCGGTTTTAAAATACGTCTTCACCAGAAAGATCTCAAGAACGCCCTCGAAGCCGCTGTCACCCTGGGAATCGATCTTCCGGCCACGAAAATCGTACAGGATATGATCGGCGCACTCGTTCAACGGGGGAAAGGCAACGATGACCACGGCGGAATAGTTCAGGAACTGGAACACCGTAATAAAGCGGAAATACGCTGA
- a CDS encoding RidA family protein translates to MDVEKRLAELGIQLKTPAPPVANFVNTVRTGNLVFLAGHGPQRPDGTWITGKVGRDMDLATANDAARLTAINLLSSLKAEIGDLNKVKRIVKVLGMVNSDESFTDQPKVINGCSDLLVAVFGDRGKHARAAVGMASLPFGIPVEIEMIVEVEDK, encoded by the coding sequence ATGGATGTTGAAAAACGCCTTGCTGAACTGGGAATACAGCTGAAAACACCCGCTCCGCCCGTAGCGAATTTTGTTAACACCGTCCGTACGGGTAACCTCGTTTTTCTTGCCGGGCATGGGCCTCAAAGACCGGATGGTACATGGATAACGGGAAAAGTCGGGCGGGATATGGACCTTGCGACGGCCAACGATGCGGCGCGGTTGACCGCAATCAACCTGCTGAGCTCGCTCAAGGCTGAAATCGGTGACCTCAACAAGGTAAAACGGATTGTCAAGGTTCTGGGAATGGTCAATTCCGATGAATCGTTCACCGATCAGCCAAAGGTTATCAATGGATGCTCTGACCTGCTTGTTGCCGTATTCGGAGACCGTGGCAAACACGCTCGTGCCGCGGTAGGGATGGCCTCGCTTCCTTTCGGAATTCCGGTCGAAATAGAAATGATCGTGGAAGTCGAGGATAAATAA
- a CDS encoding response regulator has translation MSGKKGSRRCMNEEPEQQLRDIREEAEYYRQLSEEAGKRSVREINKLSVLFTEHKEIGNKLKYKLALDLMISTISTRFLQLSPGEIDEGIIWALGLAGEFYRADFCCVYEFSQKEKKAVNTYRWYADHFIPDTLSCISIPAEDLSAWMEKFYLHEPFHFNDTATIGNEVLREFFESKKIRALFSVPMYYKDTLMGFICFVLLKHERTWSEDDVIMSRTLSDIFMNTLQRKRIEEEREHLENQLQIRQRMDSLVTLAGGIAHDFNNLLAAIMGNIDLLLMDSGQLTNTQKRYLTGAYQSSQRAAKLIGGIQTLSKGSVLYKMSVDIYSIAEEVFGILGRTTDKLIDKRIHIKPGQFYVYVNADQLHQVLLNLGTNSIHAIEEKGVKPGDYIYMSAQGYTAADCDKKGLAPGEYIHIMFEDNGTGMTQKVKEKAFDPLFTTRMGAQKGQGLGLTMVYNIVTRNHSGHVDIETAPGKGTIFHIYLPRASESDRNNFPDEAEIHGGCETILVIEDEDSVREYVAEALKKFGYNVITAIDGVDGLYKFMRKMDIIDLVLLDMILPRMSGKMVMESIIDRKPDTKLIITSGHSEEELQNCSPAHGFLPKPYKISLLAKTVRTILDSK, from the coding sequence ATGTCTGGAAAAAAAGGTTCGCGCCGCTGCATGAATGAAGAACCAGAACAACAGCTCCGTGATATCCGTGAGGAAGCTGAATACTACCGTCAGCTTTCGGAAGAAGCAGGAAAACGAAGCGTCCGTGAGATAAATAAATTATCGGTTCTCTTCACCGAACATAAAGAAATAGGAAACAAGCTGAAATATAAACTTGCTCTCGACCTGATGATCAGCACGATTTCGACACGGTTTCTTCAGCTTTCCCCGGGGGAAATCGATGAGGGCATAATATGGGCGCTTGGTCTGGCAGGCGAGTTTTACAGAGCCGATTTCTGTTGTGTATATGAGTTTTCACAAAAAGAGAAAAAGGCTGTAAATACGTATCGATGGTATGCCGATCATTTTATTCCCGATACCCTCAGTTGTATCAGTATTCCAGCAGAAGATCTCTCCGCATGGATGGAAAAGTTTTACCTGCATGAACCGTTTCATTTCAATGATACAGCCACTATCGGGAATGAGGTTTTAAGAGAATTTTTCGAATCCAAAAAAATCCGCGCATTGTTCAGTGTTCCGATGTATTACAAAGATACGCTCATGGGTTTTATATGTTTTGTTCTGTTGAAACACGAGAGGACCTGGTCCGAAGATGATGTGATAATGAGCCGCACCCTCTCGGATATCTTTATGAATACGCTTCAACGCAAACGGATTGAAGAGGAACGGGAACACCTTGAAAATCAGCTTCAGATACGGCAGAGAATGGATTCCCTGGTTACGCTTGCCGGTGGAATAGCGCATGATTTTAATAATCTGCTTGCCGCGATCATGGGAAATATCGATCTGCTCCTCATGGATTCGGGGCAGTTGACAAACACACAGAAACGGTATCTGACAGGGGCATATCAGTCATCTCAGCGGGCGGCGAAGCTCATCGGGGGAATCCAGACATTATCGAAGGGCTCTGTTTTATACAAAATGAGTGTGGATATATATTCCATTGCCGAGGAAGTATTCGGCATACTGGGAAGAACTACCGATAAGCTCATCGATAAAAGGATACATATCAAGCCGGGTCAATTCTATGTGTATGTTAACGCCGATCAGCTGCACCAGGTTCTGCTGAATCTTGGAACGAATTCAATTCACGCGATAGAAGAAAAAGGAGTAAAACCGGGGGATTACATCTATATGAGCGCTCAGGGCTATACAGCTGCGGACTGTGATAAAAAAGGGCTCGCTCCGGGTGAATACATCCATATCATGTTTGAAGATAATGGAACAGGGATGACGCAAAAAGTAAAAGAGAAAGCGTTCGACCCACTGTTTACAACCAGAATGGGCGCTCAAAAGGGTCAGGGATTAGGGCTGACCATGGTGTATAACATAGTGACCAGAAATCACAGCGGACACGTTGATATCGAAACCGCACCCGGGAAGGGAACAATATTCCATATATATCTGCCCCGGGCCAGCGAGTCAGACCGTAATAATTTTCCCGATGAAGCTGAAATTCATGGAGGCTGCGAGACAATACTCGTCATCGAGGATGAGGATTCGGTAAGGGAATATGTTGCCGAAGCGCTCAAAAAATTCGGGTATAATGTGATAACAGCGATCGACGGTGTTGATGGATTATACAAATTCATGAGAAAAATGGATATAATCGATCTTGTTTTATTGGATATGATATTGCCGAGGATGTCAGGAAAAATGGTTATGGAAAGCATTATCGACCGTAAACCGGACACAAAGTTAATCATAACCTCAGGCCACAGCGAGGAGGAATTACAGAATTGTTCTCCGGCTCACGGGTTTTTGCCGAAACCGTATAAAATTTCATTACTCGCAAAAACTGTCAGAACTATTCTGGATTCGAAATAA
- the rfbB gene encoding dTDP-glucose 4,6-dehydratase — protein MHNVLVTGGAGFIGSNFIRHALRTDPGIRIINLDALTYAGSLENLKDLPDLGRYEFVFGSICDPDLVGDVIRHHMIDTVVHFAAESHVDRSIKSPELFIRTNVVGTSVLLDSVRRFWMEEKAIPPETARFHHISTDEVFGTLKPGENPWTESSPYAPNSPYAATKAASDHLVRAYGHTYGLPYSITNCSNNYGPHQFPEKLIPLAILNALEGRQIPVYGDGGQIRDWLYVEDHCEAIMTVLGKGFPGETYHIGGNNQPTNLTAVEKLCDILDRLRPDSPHVPHRRLISFVKDRPGHDRRYAMDSSKIRRKLGWAPRHSMDEGFVKTVTWYMEHPEWVEAIRNQASYRQWMEINYTRRETP, from the coding sequence ATGCATAATGTCCTCGTGACCGGCGGCGCGGGTTTCATAGGCTCGAATTTCATTCGCCATGCCCTCCGGACAGATCCCGGAATACGAATAATCAATCTCGATGCCCTGACATATGCGGGAAGCCTCGAAAATCTTAAAGACCTGCCCGATCTGGGACGGTACGAATTCGTATTCGGCTCGATATGCGACCCCGATCTGGTGGGGGATGTCATCCGTCACCACATGATTGACACCGTGGTTCATTTTGCCGCCGAATCGCACGTGGACCGTTCGATTAAAAGCCCGGAGCTGTTCATCAGAACCAATGTGGTCGGCACCTCTGTCCTTCTCGATTCGGTGCGACGGTTCTGGATGGAAGAGAAGGCCATCCCGCCTGAAACAGCGCGGTTTCATCATATTTCGACCGACGAAGTGTTCGGGACGCTTAAACCCGGTGAGAACCCGTGGACCGAGAGCTCGCCCTATGCCCCGAACTCGCCGTATGCCGCCACGAAAGCGGCGAGCGATCATCTCGTACGGGCGTACGGACATACGTACGGTCTGCCGTATTCCATCACTAACTGCTCGAATAACTACGGACCGCACCAGTTTCCCGAAAAACTCATTCCACTGGCGATTCTCAATGCTCTCGAAGGCAGACAGATACCCGTTTACGGCGACGGCGGCCAGATACGCGACTGGCTGTATGTCGAGGATCACTGCGAAGCGATCATGACGGTGCTTGGAAAAGGGTTTCCGGGTGAAACGTACCATATCGGAGGCAATAACCAGCCGACCAACCTGACAGCAGTCGAAAAACTCTGCGATATTCTCGACAGGCTCAGGCCCGATTCCCCTCATGTACCTCACCGCAGACTTATTTCGTTTGTCAAAGACCGGCCCGGGCACGACCGCCGTTATGCGATGGATTCCTCGAAAATCCGCCGTAAGCTCGGATGGGCGCCCCGTCACTCCATGGATGAGGGATTTGTCAAAACCGTGACATGGTATATGGAACATCCCGAATGGGTAGAGGCAATCCGCAATCAGGCAAGCTACCGGCAATGGATGGAAATCAACTATACGAGGAGAGAAACACCATGA
- a CDS encoding glycoside hydrolase family 3 C-terminal domain-containing protein, with translation MKSRNIINGMILSVSLALIFCCIISNSYAQSYGTNAVQKNSNFQWPEGKKMGLSLTFDDGRLSQVDKGIPLLDKYGVKATFYVSPGSVKQRLDEWKKAAGNGHEIGNHSLVHPCSGNFPFAREKALEEYTLDEMNMELDSANTILKETLGIRAVSFAYPCGQKFVGRGTNTKSYIPLISLMFESGRGWLDEGPNDPAFCDMAQLTGMELDGKSFDQVKKLIDSAKSTGQWLVFAGHEMNEGGNQTSLLPTIEAICNYASDPANGIWLDTVHNIASYIKKTRGEKPFTETPDYKNPLLPIDYRVKDLLARMTLKEKVGQMNIPTCYSSELGSGLGSKAGYLWDDPSKANRDKQLEGCRKWTEGTHNDVFGPGGGFFTLSDRLIYEGTRRQAEVLNELQNIAINKTRLGIPLFEIEEGTHGLMCPGGTIFPEGLAIGATWNKDLVKNIYTVAAKEGRAIGVHGLCTLVVEPNRDPRMGRNQEGYSEDPYMCSQIAASIVQALQGYDISTPDKLVSFLCHYPGQSQPAGGLERGAMEISERKFREVFLPPWIAGIKKNGALGVMATYPAIDGIAVHSSEKILTKILREELGFNGIVVSEGGGLGTIVTERHAATQKEAGILAIKAGVDVGISIEDAYMGGLIENVNEGKISIKEVDRAVARLLRLKFQLGLFENPYVDPEKAVKTVHSKESTELALQASRESIVLLKNEKNLLPLKKDIKSIALIGPNAEAPVDQLGDYFPHNVPQEVVTVLKGITNKVPKAKITYVKGCDVIGNKLNEIEKAKNAAKHSDVAIVVLGEAGDRTNGEGKDVASLDLTGIQEDILKAVYATGTRTILVLINGRPLSIRWAAENIPAIVEAWMCGEQGGNAIADVLFGDYNPSGKLPITVPRHVGQYPFYYNHSATRGRSKYVDMPGTPLYEFGYGLSYTKFEYSNLQVTPNEIGVRGEVEISADVKNTGDLTGAEVVQLYINDVISSTSKPVKELKGYEKIVLEPGETKTVKFKLFPEELSLFDRDMNFIVEPGVFRIMVGSSSMDIRLKGDLTVK, from the coding sequence ATGAAATCGAGGAATATTATCAATGGCATGATTTTATCAGTCAGCCTGGCATTGATATTTTGTTGTATTATCAGTAACAGCTATGCGCAATCGTATGGTACGAATGCCGTTCAGAAGAATTCTAATTTTCAATGGCCTGAAGGAAAGAAAATGGGATTAAGTCTTACTTTTGACGATGGCCGCTTATCTCAGGTTGATAAAGGAATTCCATTGCTTGATAAGTATGGAGTTAAAGCTACTTTTTATGTATCTCCCGGCAGTGTGAAACAGCGATTGGATGAATGGAAAAAAGCAGCCGGTAACGGTCATGAAATTGGCAATCATTCTCTTGTACATCCCTGTTCCGGCAATTTTCCTTTTGCCAGGGAGAAGGCACTGGAAGAATATACGCTCGATGAAATGAATATGGAGCTCGATTCCGCAAATACAATTCTGAAAGAAACATTAGGTATTCGAGCTGTTTCTTTTGCATATCCCTGCGGACAAAAATTTGTCGGAAGAGGAACAAATACTAAAAGTTATATTCCCTTGATTTCATTAATGTTTGAAAGCGGTCGCGGCTGGCTTGATGAAGGTCCCAATGATCCTGCCTTCTGTGATATGGCCCAACTCACGGGCATGGAACTGGATGGCAAATCTTTTGACCAGGTTAAAAAATTAATTGATTCGGCAAAAAGCACAGGACAATGGTTGGTTTTTGCCGGCCACGAGATGAATGAAGGAGGAAATCAAACATCTCTGCTTCCAACTATCGAAGCTATCTGTAACTATGCATCAGATCCCGCCAATGGTATCTGGCTCGACACTGTTCACAACATTGCATCATATATAAAAAAAACAAGAGGAGAAAAACCTTTTACTGAAACACCCGATTACAAAAATCCTCTGCTTCCGATCGATTACAGAGTTAAAGATCTGCTTGCACGGATGACTCTGAAAGAAAAGGTCGGGCAGATGAATATACCAACCTGCTATTCATCGGAGCTTGGCTCAGGACTAGGCAGTAAAGCAGGTTATTTATGGGATGATCCCAGCAAGGCAAATAGAGATAAACAATTGGAAGGTTGCAGAAAATGGACGGAAGGGACTCATAATGATGTTTTTGGGCCTGGAGGAGGTTTTTTTACACTTTCAGACAGGCTTATTTATGAGGGAACGAGAAGACAGGCGGAAGTATTAAATGAACTTCAGAATATAGCCATTAACAAAACCAGATTAGGGATTCCTCTGTTTGAGATTGAAGAGGGAACACATGGCTTGATGTGCCCGGGGGGAACAATATTTCCTGAGGGATTAGCCATTGGCGCTACATGGAATAAAGATCTGGTGAAGAATATTTATACCGTTGCCGCAAAAGAAGGGAGAGCGATTGGTGTTCATGGATTATGTACTTTAGTGGTTGAACCGAACAGGGATCCGAGAATGGGTAGAAATCAGGAAGGATACAGCGAAGATCCTTACATGTGCTCACAAATAGCTGCGAGTATAGTACAGGCGCTTCAGGGTTATGATATATCCACACCTGATAAGCTGGTTTCATTCCTTTGCCACTATCCCGGTCAAAGTCAGCCGGCAGGCGGACTCGAGCGGGGTGCGATGGAGATATCAGAGAGAAAATTCAGAGAAGTATTTTTACCGCCCTGGATTGCCGGAATTAAAAAAAATGGTGCTCTGGGTGTTATGGCAACCTATCCTGCAATAGACGGTATAGCCGTACACAGCTCTGAAAAAATACTGACGAAGATTCTGAGGGAAGAGTTAGGGTTTAATGGTATTGTCGTAAGTGAGGGAGGCGGTTTAGGTACTATTGTAACTGAAAGGCATGCCGCGACACAAAAGGAAGCAGGGATTCTGGCAATCAAAGCCGGTGTCGATGTGGGTATATCCATCGAAGATGCATACATGGGGGGACTGATAGAAAATGTCAATGAGGGGAAAATATCTATAAAGGAGGTTGACCGGGCAGTAGCCAGGCTGTTAAGACTGAAATTTCAATTAGGACTATTCGAGAATCCCTATGTTGATCCCGAAAAAGCTGTAAAAACAGTCCATTCCAAAGAGAGCACGGAACTTGCTCTACAAGCTTCCAGAGAGAGTATAGTATTACTCAAGAATGAAAAAAATCTTTTACCTCTGAAAAAAGATATCAAGTCAATTGCGCTGATCGGCCCCAATGCAGAAGCACCAGTCGACCAGCTCGGTGATTATTTCCCGCATAATGTTCCCCAGGAAGTGGTTACCGTTTTAAAGGGTATAACAAATAAGGTTCCGAAAGCAAAGATTACCTATGTTAAAGGATGCGATGTTATTGGAAATAAGCTTAATGAGATAGAAAAAGCTAAAAATGCAGCTAAACATTCGGACGTGGCAATAGTTGTTCTTGGCGAAGCCGGGGATAGAACAAACGGAGAGGGGAAAGATGTTGCCAGCCTTGATTTGACAGGCATTCAGGAGGATATTCTCAAAGCGGTATATGCCACAGGTACCAGAACGATTCTGGTTTTAATCAATGGAAGGCCGTTATCAATCAGATGGGCCGCTGAGAATATCCCGGCAATCGTTGAAGCATGGATGTGCGGAGAGCAGGGTGGTAATGCTATTGCAGATGTTCTCTTCGGTGACTACAATCCAAGCGGGAAACTTCCGATTACGGTACCTCGCCATGTAGGCCAATATCCATTTTATTACAATCATTCGGCAACAAGGGGCCGCTCGAAATACGTGGATATGCCGGGAACGCCTTTATATGAATTTGGATATGGCTTAAGCTATACTAAATTTGAATACAGCAACCTTCAGGTCACCCCGAATGAAATCGGTGTCAGAGGTGAAGTTGAAATTTCTGCAGATGTAAAAAATACCGGTGATCTCACGGGGGCGGAAGTTGTGCAGTTATATATCAATGATGTAATAAGCAGCACATCCAAACCCGTTAAAGAACTCAAAGGTTATGAAAAAATCGTCCTCGAACCGGGAGAGACAAAAACTGTTAAATTCAAACTCTTCCCGGAAGAATTATCGCTCTTTGACAGAGATATGAATTTTATCGTTGAGCCCGGAGTTTTCAGAATTATGGTTGGAAGTTCATCTATGGATATAAGGCTTAAAGGTGATCTTACGGTGAAATAA
- the rfbA gene encoding glucose-1-phosphate thymidylyltransferase RfbA — MKGIILAGGLGTRLYPLTIAVSKQVLPVYDKPMIYYPLSMLMLAGIREILVISTPEALPAFRNLLGDGSQWGLQFCYAEQPRPVGLADAFIIGRDFIGGDTVCLILGDNIFYGQGLPARLRAAACLDNGALIFAYSVRNPERYGVVTIDASGKALSIEEKPQEPRSHYAVTGLYFYDNTVLDIAASLKPSARGELEITDVNRAYLGRGQLRVEVLGRGIAWLDAGTHESLLQAANFIQAVEERQGIIISCPEEIAYRMNYIGRDALMRFAQSMDNNQYGTYLLSLLRDEEIRFLNNQ, encoded by the coding sequence ATGAAAGGTATCATACTGGCAGGCGGACTCGGTACACGGCTGTATCCGCTGACCATCGCTGTCAGTAAACAGGTATTACCGGTTTACGATAAACCCATGATATACTATCCGCTTTCGATGCTGATGCTCGCCGGTATCCGCGAAATTCTTGTCATCAGCACACCCGAAGCGCTTCCCGCATTCAGGAATCTCCTCGGGGACGGCAGCCAGTGGGGGCTGCAGTTCTGTTACGCCGAACAGCCACGGCCGGTCGGACTTGCCGATGCGTTCATCATAGGCCGTGATTTTATCGGGGGCGATACGGTATGCCTGATCCTCGGCGACAATATATTTTACGGTCAGGGTCTGCCGGCCAGGCTCCGTGCCGCAGCGTGTCTCGATAATGGCGCCCTTATCTTCGCATATTCGGTGCGGAATCCCGAGCGGTACGGGGTCGTGACAATAGATGCCAGCGGAAAAGCGCTGAGCATCGAGGAAAAACCACAGGAACCGCGTTCCCACTACGCCGTAACGGGGCTCTACTTTTACGACAACACCGTGCTCGATATCGCCGCCAGCCTGAAACCATCGGCGCGCGGCGAGCTCGAAATCACCGATGTGAACCGCGCATACCTCGGGCGCGGTCAGCTCCGGGTGGAAGTACTCGGCCGCGGGATTGCCTGGCTCGATGCGGGAACCCACGAGTCGCTCCTCCAGGCTGCCAATTTTATTCAGGCAGTGGAAGAACGCCAGGGCATAATCATATCCTGCCCTGAAGAAATTGCCTACCGTATGAATTACATCGGGCGGGATGCCCTCATGCGGTTTGCACAGTCGATGGATAACAACCAATATGGCACATACCTCCTGAGTCTTCTGAGAGACGAGGAAATCCGGTTTCTCAATAACCAGTAA
- a CDS encoding PAS domain S-box protein, whose translation MKDVFIQNIMECISIGLIVINAEGEIITTNPAAEDILGFSGELLKAKGWAKFFFEMEGNTAFNQLIVDVIEHQKIRNRQSIPYIKPNGDQLYLTITCSFLRERDKPVGIVMLFNNDTEIHSLHMREKSILEERNRLQRERVESLKYFAMSVAHQIRNPLVSIGGFAQRILRETKPDDPHKASLEYILDGVRHLEDIVRTVEEYTAIASIEKTTVPASDLIDRVRSELDQKATELGKSITWNITVETETLHVEPFYFSGALIEILNNSLDSFKNNTGTISIHVRNADDTDVIELADTGTGIRQKDIRYVFDPFFTTKVKSIGIGLSKVRRIISEHRGTIGIKSRPGKGTTVIITIPYDN comes from the coding sequence ATGAAAGACGTATTCATCCAGAACATCATGGAATGCATATCCATCGGGCTGATCGTCATCAACGCCGAGGGCGAGATAATAACGACCAATCCCGCCGCCGAAGATATACTCGGATTCAGCGGTGAATTACTGAAGGCAAAAGGGTGGGCAAAGTTCTTTTTTGAAATGGAAGGGAATACGGCTTTCAACCAGCTCATTGTCGATGTCATCGAGCACCAGAAAATCAGGAACCGACAGAGCATACCTTATATCAAGCCGAACGGAGATCAGCTCTATCTTACCATAACCTGCTCGTTTCTGCGCGAACGTGATAAACCGGTCGGCATCGTCATGCTCTTCAACAACGATACGGAAATCCACAGTCTTCATATGCGCGAAAAGAGCATTCTCGAAGAGCGCAACCGTCTCCAGCGCGAACGTGTCGAAAGCCTCAAATACTTCGCTATGTCGGTGGCCCATCAGATACGCAATCCGCTCGTTTCGATCGGGGGATTCGCCCAGCGTATCCTCAGGGAGACAAAACCCGATGATCCCCATAAAGCTTCTCTCGAATACATTCTGGATGGGGTCAGACACCTCGAAGACATCGTCCGCACCGTTGAAGAATATACCGCAATAGCGAGCATCGAAAAAACGACTGTCCCGGCGAGTGATCTTATCGACCGCGTACGATCCGAACTTGATCAAAAGGCGACCGAACTCGGCAAATCGATAACATGGAATATCACGGTCGAGACGGAAACGCTCCATGTGGAACCGTTTTATTTTTCCGGGGCGCTAATCGAAATTCTCAACAACTCCCTCGACTCGTTCAAAAACAACACGGGAACAATAAGTATTCATGTGCGGAATGCGGACGACACCGATGTCATTGAACTGGCCGACACGGGAACGGGTATCAGACAGAAAGATATCCGGTATGTGTTCGATCCCTTCTTCACCACAAAGGTGAAGAGCATCGGAATAGGCCTCAGCAAGGTCCGGCGTATCATCTCCGAGCACCGTGGCACAATCGGTATCAAAAGCAGGCCCGGCAAAGGGACAACCGTCATAATAACCATTCCTTACGATAATTAA